The stretch of DNA CGGGTGTTGATGGTCAACGAAGGCATGCAGGCCCAGGCCACCGGTGCCGAACAGATCAACCATGCGCTGGTGCAGTTGGGCGATGCCAGCAGCCAGACCGTCGAATCGTTGCGTCAGGCCAGTTTCGCCATTGACGAACTGAGCCAGGTGGCCGTCGGGCTGCGCAGCGGCGTTTCGCGATTCAAAGTCTGATGAGCGAAATCACCGCCAAACGCAGCGTTGCGCCGGTGGCGAAGCAGGCGTTGTTCCTGCTGTTTCGCATCGGCAACGAGCGTTACGCCTTGCGCGCCACGGAAGTGGCCGAGGTCCTGCCGCGCCTGCCGTTGAAGCCGATTGCCCAGGCGCCGAACTGGGTGGCCGGGGTGTTCGCCTATCGCGGTGCGGTGGTGCCAGCCATCGACCTCAGTGCGCTGACCTTCGGCCAACCCGCCGAGGCCCGCACCAGCACTCGGCTGGTGCTGGTGCATTACCACCCGGATGAACTGCAGCCGTCACACTGGCTCGGGCTGATCCTTGAACAGGCGACCGACACCCTGCGCTGCAATCCCGAAGATTTTCAGCCTTATGGCCTCGACAATCGTCAGGCGCCATACCTCGGTCCGGTGCGTGAAGACGCTCAGGGACTAGTGCAGTGGGTGCGGGTCAACGACCTGCTGGATGACGCCGTGCGCAGCCTGCTGTTTCCGGCGCCGCTTGAGGCGCAGCCATGAGCAGCGACCAACGTTTTTTCGATTTCCTCAAGGAACGCATCGGTCTGGATGTCACCTCGGTCGGGCCGGCGATCATCGAGCGCGCGGTGCGCCAGCGCACGACGCTGTCGCAAGCGGCGCACAGCGATGAATACTGGCAATTGCTGCAAGGCTCGCGGGATGAACAGCAAGCGCTGATCGAAGCGGTGATCGTCCCTGAAACCTGGTTTTTCCGTTACCCGGAATCCTTCGCCACCCTCGGCAAACTGGCGTGCAAGCGGCTGGACGAACTGAACAACATGCGCGCGCTGCGCATCCTCAGCCTGCCGTGCTCCACCGGTGAAGAACCCTATTCGATTGCCATGGCCTTGCTCGATGCCGGGCTCAAGCCGCATCAGTTCAAGGTCGACGGCATGGATGTCAGCCCGCTGTCGGTGGACAAGGCGCGGCGCGCGCTGTACGGCAAGAACTCGTTTCGGGGTCAGGATCTGGACTTTCGCGAGCGTCATTTCAGCGCCGAGGAGGACGGCCATCGCGTCAACGACGCGGTGCGTGAGCAGGTGCGCTTGCAGGTCGGCAACGTGCTGGATCCGACGCTGCTGGTCAGTGAGCCGCCGTTCGACTTTGTGTTCTGCCGCAACCTGCTGATCTATTTCGATCAGCCGACCCAGCAGCAGGTTTTCGCAGTGCTCAAGCGCCTGACGCACTTTGACGGCGTGCTGTTCATCGGCCCGGCCGAGGGCAGTCTGCTCGGGCGTCTGGGCATGCGTTCGATCGGTATCGCGCAGTCGTTCGCGTTCAGCCGACACACTGAGCCGCTGCCCGAACCTGTGGCATTGCCGACGCCCACGCCGTTGCCGGTGCGCCAACCACTACGCAGCCCGCCGCCAGCGCCGGTGCGCCAACGCCCGTTTGCCAACGTTGCTCCGCTACCGGTCAGCAGCAAAAGCGCCAACCCGGACGCCGCGACCTTGCTGGCCAACATCGCCGCGCTGGCCAACGAAGGCAAAAGCGCCGAGGCCCGCGCGGCATGTGAGCAATACCTGCGCAGCCACGAACCGGTGGCTCAGGTGTTCTATTGGCTCGGCCTGCTCAGTGACGTGGCCGGCTCCGCACTCGAAGCCCAGAGTT from Pseudomonas sp. P8_229 encodes:
- a CDS encoding chemotaxis protein CheW, with the protein product MSEITAKRSVAPVAKQALFLLFRIGNERYALRATEVAEVLPRLPLKPIAQAPNWVAGVFAYRGAVVPAIDLSALTFGQPAEARTSTRLVLVHYHPDELQPSHWLGLILEQATDTLRCNPEDFQPYGLDNRQAPYLGPVREDAQGLVQWVRVNDLLDDAVRSLLFPAPLEAQP
- a CDS encoding CheR family methyltransferase, whose amino-acid sequence is MSSDQRFFDFLKERIGLDVTSVGPAIIERAVRQRTTLSQAAHSDEYWQLLQGSRDEQQALIEAVIVPETWFFRYPESFATLGKLACKRLDELNNMRALRILSLPCSTGEEPYSIAMALLDAGLKPHQFKVDGMDVSPLSVDKARRALYGKNSFRGQDLDFRERHFSAEEDGHRVNDAVREQVRLQVGNVLDPTLLVSEPPFDFVFCRNLLIYFDQPTQQQVFAVLKRLTHFDGVLFIGPAEGSLLGRLGMRSIGIAQSFAFSRHTEPLPEPVALPTPTPLPVRQPLRSPPPAPVRQRPFANVAPLPVSSKSANPDAATLLANIAALANEGKSAEARAACEQYLRSHEPVAQVFYWLGLLSDVAGSALEAQSYYRKALYLEPQHPEALMHLAALLQAQGDSAGARRLQERAARSGRTADSERKR